AAGCGAAAACACGGCCTTTTTTCAAAAAAACCAGGTGGGTACAGAATTGAACGGCGGTGTTTATGTCGTGCATTACCACCAGAACGGTTTTAAGTCCTTTCGAACACAAGCCCTTCATGATTGCAAGCACTCTGAGACTCCATTTTACATCCATTGCCGAAGTCGGTTCGTCAAGCATGATCAGAGGAGTCTCCTGGGCAAGCACACGGGCAATAAGAACCCGTTGCTTTTCACCGCCACTGGTGTGCGTAATAAGCCGATCCACGAGGGGAGCGGTATCAGTAATACTCATTGCTCTCTCTACGGCTTCGCGATCCCGTGTAGAAGGAAGGTGGAAGCGTCTCTTATAGGGATAACGCCCCATTCTGACGATGTCCCCGCACTTGAAGGGAAAACGTACAGAGGTGTCCTGAGGCAGAACCGAAACCGTTCTGGCCAGTTCACGGCGTG
This Thermodesulforhabdus norvegica DNA region includes the following protein-coding sequences:
- a CDS encoding ABC transporter ATP-binding protein, which codes for MDNISLEIPRHSFTVILGANGSGKSTLLSVASGVLKPFSGHVEILGKPLDYYSRRELARTVSVLPQDTSVRFPFKCGDIVRMGRYPYKRRFHLPSTRDREAVERAMSITDTAPLVDRLITHTSGGEKQRVLIARVLAQETPLIMLDEPTSAMDVKWSLRVLAIMKGLCSKGLKTVLVVMHDINTAVQFCTHLVFLKKGRVFASGTVDEVLKPEILEQVYEAPASIYRPPGFVRPQVIFSPDPDTAG